The Rhodococcus sp. X156 genome window below encodes:
- a CDS encoding DUF2631 domain-containing protein: MAGKQLEKPEAQSTVTAVDLVDEPSAEWGWHGEFPKATRIGGWVVAAILLLMLIGNHQGRVEDLWLIGLAALLVFILVRDAMRRRTSWRR; encoded by the coding sequence GTGGCCGGCAAGCAGCTTGAGAAGCCCGAGGCGCAGTCCACAGTCACCGCCGTGGACCTCGTGGACGAGCCGTCTGCCGAGTGGGGCTGGCACGGCGAGTTCCCCAAGGCCACCCGCATCGGCGGCTGGGTCGTCGCCGCAATCCTGCTGCTCATGCTGATCGGCAACCACCAGGGCCGGGTCGAGGACCTGTGGCTCATCGGCCTGGCCGCGCTGCTGGTGTTCATCCTGGTCCGCGACGCCATGCGCCGCCGCACCTCCTGGCGCAGGTAG
- the dxr gene encoding 1-deoxy-D-xylulose-5-phosphate reductoisomerase has product MLLLGSTGSIGTQALEVIATNPGRFTVVGLAAGGGNVDALLAQVRATGVAAVAVADRTAATELRAALAAHDLGAVQVLDGPDAATELVQAVPADVVLNALVGSLGLRPTLAVLATGARLALANKESLVAGGPLVLAAAAPGQLVPVDSEHSALAQCLRGGAAGEVARLVLTASGGPFRGWSAAQLRGVTPEQAGAHPTWSMGPMNTLNSATLVNKGLELIETHLLFGTPYDRIDVTVHPQSIVHSMVTFADGSTLAQASPPDMRLPIALALGWPDRIAGAAAACDFNTAATWTFEPLDEEVFPAVALAREAGTGGGCLPAVYNAANEEAAAAFLAGAVSFPDIVRTVAAVLGEADAHRAVPSGVADVLAAEDWARARSRELTQQRRR; this is encoded by the coding sequence GTGCTGCTGCTGGGCAGCACCGGCTCCATCGGCACGCAGGCGCTGGAGGTGATCGCCACCAACCCGGGGCGCTTCACCGTGGTGGGCCTGGCCGCCGGTGGGGGCAACGTGGACGCGCTGCTGGCCCAGGTGCGCGCCACCGGGGTCGCCGCGGTGGCGGTGGCCGACCGCACCGCTGCGACCGAGCTGCGCGCCGCCCTCGCTGCCCATGACCTGGGCGCGGTGCAGGTGCTCGACGGTCCGGACGCGGCCACCGAGCTGGTCCAGGCGGTGCCGGCCGACGTGGTGCTCAACGCCCTGGTGGGCTCGCTGGGCCTGCGCCCCACCCTGGCCGTGCTGGCCACCGGGGCGCGGCTGGCGCTGGCCAACAAGGAGTCGCTGGTGGCGGGCGGACCGCTGGTGCTGGCCGCGGCCGCGCCCGGCCAGCTGGTGCCGGTGGACTCCGAGCACTCCGCGCTCGCCCAGTGCCTGCGCGGTGGCGCCGCCGGGGAGGTGGCGCGCCTGGTGCTCACCGCCTCGGGTGGGCCCTTCCGCGGCTGGAGCGCGGCGCAGCTGCGCGGCGTCACCCCGGAACAGGCGGGTGCGCACCCCACCTGGTCGATGGGCCCGATGAACACCCTCAACTCCGCCACCCTGGTGAACAAGGGCCTGGAGCTCATCGAGACGCACCTGCTGTTCGGCACGCCCTACGACCGCATCGACGTCACCGTGCACCCGCAGTCGATCGTGCACTCCATGGTCACCTTCGCCGACGGCTCCACCCTGGCCCAGGCCAGCCCGCCGGACATGCGGCTGCCCATCGCCCTGGCGCTGGGCTGGCCCGACCGCATCGCCGGTGCCGCCGCCGCGTGCGACTTCAACACCGCCGCCACCTGGACCTTCGAGCCGCTGGACGAGGAGGTGTTCCCCGCGGTGGCCCTGGCCCGGGAGGCCGGCACCGGCGGCGGGTGCCTGCCCGCGGTGTACAACGCCGCCAACGAGGAGGCCGCGGCGGCGTTCCTGGCCGGCGCCGTGAGCTTCCCCGACATCGTGCGCACCGTTGCGGCGGTGCTGGGCGAGGCGGACGCCCACCGGGCGGTGCCGAGCGGGGTGGCCGACGTGCTGGCGGCGGAGGACTGGGCCCGCGCCCGGTCCCGGGAGCTGACCCAGCAGCGTCGGCGGTGA
- a CDS encoding site-2 protease family protein, producing the protein MVFAFGVVLFALGIGFSIALHEFGHLLIAKAFGMKVRRYFIGFGPRLFSFRRGETEYGFKAIPAGGFCDIAGMTALDELDPDEVDRAMYKQSAWKRIAVMLGGPISHFALGMVLIYVLAVGFGLPNLDATDKAVAGAVGCVAPTQSADGSYAECTGEGPAQRAGLQAGDTIVAVDGKPTPTFADVIAATQALTGPAPFTVERDGREVTLTIDVEPVQRYVVRPGDPEPQPATVGAIGVSPVSYAPTEHNAVSAIPGTVAFTGTMFEKTWESLLKFPEKVPAVVRSIGGEERSADTPISVVGASVIGGQVAERGLWEVFILLLASLNFFIGIFNLLPLLPLDGGHMAITTYEKVRDMVRRALGKAKAAPVDYTKMLPLTYVVLIIGGGVTVLTVIADVVNPIQLFP; encoded by the coding sequence ATGGTCTTTGCCTTCGGCGTGGTGCTGTTCGCGCTGGGGATCGGCTTCTCGATCGCCCTGCACGAGTTCGGTCACCTGCTGATCGCCAAGGCCTTCGGCATGAAGGTGCGGCGCTACTTCATCGGCTTCGGACCCCGGTTGTTCTCCTTCCGCCGCGGTGAGACCGAGTACGGCTTCAAGGCCATCCCGGCCGGTGGGTTCTGCGACATCGCCGGGATGACCGCGCTGGACGAGCTCGACCCGGACGAGGTCGACCGGGCGATGTACAAGCAGAGCGCCTGGAAGCGGATCGCGGTCATGCTCGGTGGGCCCATCTCGCACTTCGCCCTGGGCATGGTCCTCATCTACGTGCTGGCCGTCGGCTTCGGCCTGCCCAACCTCGACGCCACCGACAAGGCCGTGGCCGGTGCGGTGGGCTGCGTGGCCCCCACCCAGTCCGCGGACGGCAGCTACGCCGAGTGCACCGGCGAGGGCCCGGCACAGCGGGCCGGGCTGCAGGCCGGCGACACCATCGTCGCCGTCGACGGCAAGCCCACCCCCACCTTCGCCGACGTCATCGCAGCCACCCAGGCCCTCACCGGCCCGGCGCCGTTCACCGTCGAGCGGGACGGGCGCGAGGTCACCCTCACCATCGACGTCGAGCCCGTGCAGCGCTACGTGGTCCGGCCGGGCGACCCCGAGCCCCAGCCGGCCACCGTCGGCGCCATCGGCGTCTCGCCGGTCAGCTACGCACCCACCGAGCACAACGCGGTCTCCGCGATCCCGGGCACCGTGGCGTTCACCGGCACCATGTTCGAGAAGACCTGGGAGAGCCTGCTCAAGTTCCCGGAGAAGGTGCCCGCGGTGGTGCGGTCGATCGGCGGCGAGGAGCGCAGCGCGGACACGCCGATCAGCGTGGTCGGCGCCAGCGTGATCGGCGGCCAGGTCGCCGAGCGCGGGCTGTGGGAGGTCTTCATCCTGCTGCTCGCGAGCCTCAACTTCTTCATCGGCATCTTCAACCTGCTGCCGCTGTTGCCCCTGGATGGCGGCCACATGGCCATCACCACCTACGAGAAGGTCCGGGACATGGTCCGCAGGGCGCTCGGCAAGGCGAAGGCGGCACCGGTGGACTACACCAAGATGCTCCCGCTGACCTACGTGGTGCTCATCATCGGCGGCGGCGTCACCGTGCTCACGGTGATCGCCGACGTCGTCAACCCGATCCAGCTGTTCCCGTGA